Genomic segment of Granulicella aggregans:
TTCTCGTCATCCTCCCAGAGTGCGATCGAGACAATGTTCGAGCCTGCGCGGAAAGAATCCGCCACGCGGTCGGCGACGGGTTGATCTCCACCCAGGGAACCGCCATCCTTGCGACCGCCAGTGTAGGCGCGACGGTAGCCAACTTCCCGCTCCACGCCGCCGATGAGGCCGTGGCCGCCGCCGACCTCGCGCTCTACGACGCGAAACACAACGGCCGCAACCAGGTCGCGTTCCGCCATATCGCAGCTCGCCAGCCTGAATCCCAACTCACCCTATCCTCAGCGCCAACCACGCAAGCCCCCATTACCCAGCTCGCACCCAACCTCTGAAGCGGGTGGGCGGATTCATCGCGCGCGAACGGCGCATAATAAAAGGAATGCCTTTTCGCTCCGGTTTCGTCTCCATCATCGGCCGCCCCAACGCCGGCAAGTCCACGCTGCTCAACGCGCTGCTCGGCCAGAAGCTCGCCATCGTCACGCACAAGCCGCAGACCACCCGCACCCGCATCCACGGCGTGCTCGAAGTTCCGCTCAAAAAGAAGGGTAAAGGCGAGCCCGGCCACCCCGCCGCCCAGATCGTTCTCGTCGATACCCCCGGCATTCACAAGCCCGAGACCCATCTCGACAAGCGCATGATGCAGGAGGTCTACGACGCCCTCGAATCCCGCGACTGCGTTCTCTTCATCGTCGACGTAACTCACCGCCTGCCCCAGCCTGAAAAGAAAGAAGGGCAGGGAACGCCGAAGCCCTTCACCGCGAACCGCATGGCTGAGTCCGCCGCCGAGGACAACTTCGCTCTCTCACTGATCCAGCGCCTGAGCAAAGAAACGAAGGTCTGCCCGGTCCTGCTACTCCTCAACAAGATCGACGCCATCTCCCCCGGCGAAGTGATGCCGCTCATCGCGCACTGGTCGGCTCTCTATGACTTCGCGGAGGTCATCCCCATCTCCGCCCGCAAGAAGATCAACCTCGATCTCCTCCTCGACAAGGTCGTCGCCCAGCTTCCCGAAGGCCAGCGCTACTTCCCCAAGCACCAGCTCACCGACCAGCCCGAGCGCTTCCTCGTCGCCGAGCTGATCCGGGAAAAAATATTGCTGCTGACAGGCGAAGAGGTACCCTACGCCACCGCCGTAGTCGTCGAAAAGTTCGAAGAGCCGGTTCCCGAACTGACCGAAACCGGCAAGATCAAGAAGCGCCCCGCCGGAGCGAAACTGCCAGTCACCAAGATCGCCGCCGCCATCTTCTGCGAGCGCACCGGGCAAAAAGCCATCCTGATCGGCAAGCAGGGAAGCATGTTGAAAGAGATCGGTACCGCCGCCCGCAAGGACATCGAATCCCTCCTCGGCACCCGCGTCTTCCTTGAACTCTTCGTCAAAGTCCAGGACGACTGGCGCAGCAAGCAGTCTTTCGTAGAAGACCTCGACTGGCGCCGCCAACTGGAACAGATCGCCGCAAAACAAGCCGCCGAAGAGTAGCCAGCCTGACTTTTGTTGTCATCGCCGAAGGGAATCTGCGTCCGGGAGTTCCGGCTTCACCGCAGCTCTCGAACTTGGCATCCTTCGACGAAGTCGGAGGATCTGCTGTTTCGACCGCCACAAATCGGGTGTTCCATGGAGTAGCAGCGGGCTTCAGCCCGCGGTCCCCATCCCGCCACATGAGCGGCGCTTCAGCCCCGGCTCCCCATCACCACCGTACCCTGTGCGACCCCTCCATCGCCGTAACCTTCCCTTCGTCCGATCCCGTCTAATCATCACAACCGGCAAAGCCGGCCGAGGGTGCCTTTTTGAACGAACTATCTCGCCGCCTCTTCGTCCGCGGAGCCGTGGGCCTCGCTTCCACTTTTCAATTGCAGCGTGCCGCCCGCGCCCTGGGCTTCGCCTCCACACCTGACGTCTGCACCCTTGAAGCCGAGCAGGAGGTCGGCCCCTACTACGTCGCCAACGAGATGATCCGGCAGGACATCCGCGAGAGCAAGGCGGGCTTCCCACTCGCGCTGAATCTGATCGTTCTGGACAGCCGCACCTGCAAGCCGCTGCCGCACGCCGCCATCGACGTCTGGCACTGCGACGCCCTCGGACTCTACGCAGGCTACACGAAGAACAACCCCCTGGATGGCGGTGGCCCCGGTGCTTTTGGCGGCCCCGGCGGCCCTCCCCCTGGCTTTGATCCCGACCAGCCCGGCCCTCATCCTGGCGATCACGGCCCCGGCGGCCCTCCTCCTAGCGGAATGGGCGGCATGCAAGGCCCACCGCCCACCGACAAGCTCACCTTCCTCCGCGGCATCCAGTTCACCGACGCGCAGGGCC
This window contains:
- a CDS encoding intradiol ring-cleavage dioxygenase; translated protein: MNELSRRLFVRGAVGLASTFQLQRAARALGFASTPDVCTLEAEQEVGPYYVANEMIRQDIRESKAGFPLALNLIVLDSRTCKPLPHAAIDVWHCDALGLYAGYTKNNPLDGGGPGAFGGPGGPPPGFDPDQPGPHPGDHGPGGPPPSGMGGMQGPPPTDKLTFLRGIQFTDAQGRVSFQTVFPGYYQGRTNHIHFKVRLGGHTGLADGHRTYLVGHTSHIGQVFFPEEVSVGLMKQEPYASHKIHRTTIAEDGVYNGQHGETSVSTLKFLEPGNPQSGMEAHLVVAADPTATPAPAQREGGPPPPGSMG
- the era gene encoding GTPase Era — its product is MPFRSGFVSIIGRPNAGKSTLLNALLGQKLAIVTHKPQTTRTRIHGVLEVPLKKKGKGEPGHPAAQIVLVDTPGIHKPETHLDKRMMQEVYDALESRDCVLFIVDVTHRLPQPEKKEGQGTPKPFTANRMAESAAEDNFALSLIQRLSKETKVCPVLLLLNKIDAISPGEVMPLIAHWSALYDFAEVIPISARKKINLDLLLDKVVAQLPEGQRYFPKHQLTDQPERFLVAELIREKILLLTGEEVPYATAVVVEKFEEPVPELTETGKIKKRPAGAKLPVTKIAAAIFCERTGQKAILIGKQGSMLKEIGTAARKDIESLLGTRVFLELFVKVQDDWRSKQSFVEDLDWRRQLEQIAAKQAAEE